In the Larimichthys crocea isolate SSNF chromosome XXI, L_crocea_2.0, whole genome shotgun sequence genome, one interval contains:
- the si:ch73-62b13.1 gene encoding carbohydrate sulfotransferase 1, which yields MREGCRARGEGRMECSWKTVLLLVCASLGVQYTAIRTLRDSLSGPCQGAYRCQTRHHRDSRWRALCDDSWMPIDSPRKHILLFATTRSGSSFTGQLLNQHPETFYVFEPLYHVQQAFTNSSSRLRRTLDRRALLGAYRDLLLNLYTCDLHFMENYIRPEPQDHVTGSFFRRSSSHALCSPPVCLEGGDGAASDLPDETWCPKKCGALNLTLASMSCLSKGHVAIKTVRVPEVGDLRTLTEDPRLDLKIIHLVRDPRAILASRMMAFSDQFRAWKIWNATGRQPRYVDLSQITSTCKDMAASAETGLQRPAWLRGRYMLVRYEDLAFNPKDRTSEIYRFVGLEMEDRVQMWIAKNTNSNVSSPSEWNYRYSTTRDSRATAESWRLRLGFDIVRTVQNLCNDTLALLGYKQVHSAAELRNLSHSLVEHRTFQPVT from the exons ATG CGTGAAGGATGTAGAGCCAGAGGGGAGGGCAGGATGGAGTGCTCCTGGAAgacggtgctgctgctggtgtgtgcgTCTCTTGGGGTCCAGTACACGGCCATCCGCACCCTGAGGGACTCGTTGTCTGGACCCTGCCAGGGAGCTTACCGCTGCCAGACCAGACACCACAGAG ACTCCAGGTGGAGAGCCTTGTGTGATGACAGCTGGATGCCCATCGATTCACCCAGGAAGCACATCCTGCTGTTTGCCACCACACGCAGTGGCTCCTCCTTCACTGGGCAGCTCCTCAACCAACACCCAGAAACCTTCTATGTGTTTGAACCTCTCTACCATGTCCAGCAGGCCTTCACCAACTCCAGCAGCAGGCTGCGTCGCACACTGGACCGCCGCGCCCTACTAGGAGCATACAGGGACCTCCTCCTTAATCTGTATACCTGTGACCTTCACTTTATGGAGAATTACATCCGCCCAGAGCCCCAGGACCACGTCACAGGCTCCTTCTTCCGGCGAAGCTCCAGCCACGCCCTCTGTTCCCCTCCAGTGTGCTTGGAAGGAGGGGATGGAGCAGCCTCTGACCTGCCTGATGAAACCTGGTGTCCTAAGAAGTGTGGGGCCCTGAACCTCACCCTAGCCTCTATGTCATGTCTGTCAAAGGGACATGTAGCCATAAAGACTGTGCGGGTCCCTGAGGTGGGGGACCTGCGCACCCTCACAGAAGATCCACGTCTGGACCTGAAGATCATCCACCTGGTAAGAGACCCCAGAGCAATCCTCGCCTCACGCATGATGGCGTTTTCAGATCAGTTCCGTGCTTGGAAGATATGGAACGCGACAGGACGGCAGCCTCGATACGTGGACCTGTCGCAGATCACCAGCACGTGTAAGGACATGGCGGCCTCTGCAGAAACAGGCCTGCAAAGACCAGCATGGCTGCGGGGACGGTACATGCTGGTGCGGTATGAGGACCTGGCGTTCAATCCGAAGGACAGGACCAGTGAGATTTACAGGTTTGTGGGGCTGGAGATGGAGGATAGAGTGCAAATGTGGATTGCAAAGAACACCAACAGTAACGTATCGTCTCCGTCTGAGTGGAACTACAGGTACTCCACCACCAGAGACTCCAGAGCGACAGCAGAGAGCTGGAGGCTTCGTCTCGGCTTTGATATTGTGAGGACTGTGCAGAATCTGTGCAATGACACTCTGGCTCTGCTGGGATACAAGCAGGTTCACTCTGCAGCTGAGCTCAGAAACTTGTCTCATAGTTTGGTGGAACACAGGACATTTCAACCAGTCACATAG